In the Lepus europaeus isolate LE1 chromosome 10, mLepTim1.pri, whole genome shotgun sequence genome, ggagcctggagcctcttcttccaggtctcccacgtgggtgcaagggctaaaggacttgagtcatcctccactgctttcccaggcacatcagcaaggagctggattagaagtggagcagccaagtcttaaACAGgtgccataggggatgccagcttcacaggcagaggcttaacttacatCACAACTCAGCTCGCATTCAGGGCATTTTATCACAACTTGTTTTAGGATCCTTTGTAGGGAAGGTCAGAATGACCGGGCTGGACCTGAAATACTTAGTTCCCAATTACCTTAATTAGTTAAATCTTGGGCATCACCTCAGCGGGTGATTTATTAGTATCCCCCTACTCAGTTAATTTGGTCTCTTTCTTAATTTGTAAATAAGCAGAAGAAAGCCAAAAGCAGACCAGATGACTGAGAACAAAGAATGCCGAGAACTTTACTGAATAATTCCTCTTGTGActagagaaaggaaataaaagctgTTCAAAGAGGGAAAACCATAAATGACTTCTGAAGCAAAATGTCTCTAAGGGAAACAAACTGTATTCTCATGCTAGAAAATAAAGTCGGGGCATTCAACTAATTTAATACCCTCCGGGGCCAAGGGAACGAGGTGCAATCCCCAGGACCAAAGCCCTTTGAAGGCAGCGTCTGGTATTTGAAACACAGGAGGATCACAGCTGTGGAGAGCTGCCCAGCACAGCAGGCTCCCAAGCTGAAATGAAGTACATGTATGTCCGCATCTTATTTCTACCATTTTATttgtgattgaaaaaaaaaaggagagagcttCTGCTAAGTCAGTGGTTCTtgttttaaacaacaacaacaacaacaacaaaacactacTGTTCTAGATTAAAACCAAAGTCCTCATCAAATTATTCAAGCCCAGAGGGAAAGCGATTTGTTATAAAATATGGAAGGTCAAAGTTTAGCTCACAGCCTGCTGCAGGAGGGAGAGAAATTCCCCAGTTGCTGTAGCAGGGCTACACTCTGGTACTATGCCCTGGAAGTTCCCAGATCAAATAAAATCAAGACATGCTGATTGTCTCCGGAGAAGCCGTTATTACCTTCCTATGCTTTCTTGTCTACATATTCATGGGGATTTAGTCTAAGGACGTGTGGCTTCAGGACACCAAAGCACAAAGCTTCTGTAGCCCTGAGAGCTTCCAAGAAATTATCATAATATGAaaatcagaaatagaaaatacCTCACATCCTAGAAAATCTCATTGTACAGACAGCTCAACAGTCCTGCAGTGCAAGGATTCAAGGTCATGAGAAAGGGAGACGCGAGATAAAAGGGAAGCCCTTATTGGCTTGTAAGGAATATTTTCCTCCTTGATGACCTCACTCCTTCTGTTACTGAGCTGTCACAATTCTGTCTTCCAAGAACGAACGAGCAAGCTAACATCTTCAGAGTGTGCTACCTTCATCTGCTTCTTTCCTCCTTGTCCCCAGCTTGCTGAGTTGTGGGAGGAAGTGCTTCCCTGAGAGCCGGCGGTGTTCCAGActcctccatcctcctcctcttcccagctgGGATGACGAGTTCCTGCGACTGGCCCATCACTCTCCCCCCAGCCATCTTGCATAGATTTGGAATCTGTAAGGGAAGAATGAATTAAATCTGAAGCAGCTactacacacatatgcacacacacacacataaacaataACCAGAATACTAATTCCCTGCAGATGCAACATGTTCATATCTTTGTAATTTTAGCTGCTCTACATGGCAAGGCAACTTCTTATCATTCCTACTGTAGACAGCAGAACACTGAAACCCATGAAGCTTTCGTGATACAGGGCAAGACCTCCCGACTCCCAGTTCAATGCTTTTCCCCCTGCACCAACTGGACAGGAACTGAAAGACTGGTTATGCCTACAAGAAACCTCACATCCGAATTAATAGACAGCTGCTCCTCTTAATGAGCATGATGTACTGCAGTCCTAGTTCTACTCACCCAAATGTACACtgtgctcttttttattttttatttatttttatttatttatttattgacaggcagagttagacagtgagagagacagagagaaaggtcttcctttccgttggttcatcccccaaatggctgctatgactggcacgctgtgctgatccgaagccaggagccaggtgcttcctcctggtctcccatgcgggtgcagggcccaagcacttgggccatcctccactgccctcccgggccacagcagagagctggactggaagaggagcaaccgggactagaacccgggactggtgccccaaccgggactagaacccggggtgccggtgccacaggaggaggattagcctagtgagccacggcgccagccccactgtgCTCTTATACACAATGGTCACTGCAAACAAGAGGTACGAttacagaaacaaataaatctcatttGGGGTGAAGTAGAGAAGAACATGAAAAAGGGAAGAACAAAGGAAAGCGTTGACTATCAGAATTATGGTTAAAGAAGAGCAATTCACAGACACTCATGGAAGGATGAAATGTATTAGGTAGAAGAGACCCGAGGGAAACACCACGGAGAAGCAGTGTTTTGAAATGGCAGGAGGAGGAAATGTGGAGAGGAGAGTCGGCAAGGGGAAGAAGACAGAAATCAGAGAAAAGGCCTCGAATGTCCAAGGAAGCTGGACATCAGCAGCCACAGTCTATTCTACCTATGTCCCCTTCTAAACAAAGATCTTGAATGACCGGATCGAGTCCTCATTTTCCTTCCAAAAATACTGTATGGACTTGCAAGGTATACTTTACAACATTAAAGCTACATAAAATGATGAAGGATGGGAATTAACGTTCCGTCGCCTACAAGCTGTCCACATCTTTACCAAATGACAGGAGCTTTACTGAAGTCATCTGATTTTGACAGCTTCAAACGAAGAGTGTAGAACAAGAGCAGTGGCTCTCTAGGCTATTCCTTGAATGACTGCTTCCATCCCCATGGGCCGGGCCAATGACAGCCATGCAGGCTTCCTCCAAGAATACCTGACCTAGGACAGTCATCTCCTCTAATGTGGCACCTCCACCCCAGCAAGGCCAGGGGAATCTGAAGGCCTCACTCTGGGGTTACTGAGGATGGAAGGCAGGGCTGCTATTCTCCCTGCTAGGAGACTGCTTCCTCTTGCAGACaggattataattattataaattataaaaaccaTTATGTTATAAACCCATATAGTTACATTTTATACTTAAAGTATGATTTACATTATGCAATCCTACACTTTATACCATCCAATGGTTAACCAACAGGAATTAAAAACTCAATATAAATAACAAACTGATCCCTTTGTAACATGAAGACATTCAGGTGAGCCCATCATTTAGAAGAAGAagttgaaccttttttttttcttttaaaaaaaagatttatttatttgatggggccagcactgtggcacagcaggttaaagccccagcctgcagcaccagcttcctatatgggcaccagtttgagtccaggctgctccaattcctatccagctccctgttaatgcacctgggaatgcagcagaggatggtctaagtccttgggcccctgcatccacatgggagacctgggagaagctcctggctcctggctttggcctggcccagccctagtcgttgcggccatttggggagtgaaccagaggatagaagacctctctctctctctctctaaagtaaataaaataatgtatttacttgaaaggcagagtgagagaaaaggaaagacagagagatctttcatctgttggtttactccccaaatgcctaaaagagctagggctgggccaagctgaagtcaggagccaggaactgcatccaagtctctcacatggttgcagaggcccacgtacttctgctgctttctcagaaccatcagcagggagctggattggaagagtagtagctgggacttgaacccccacttatatggaatgctggcatcaaaggtggtggtttaacctgctgtgccacaatgctggcctcattaattaacttttaaaattatttaaaatgcagagacacacagacagtaatcttctatctgttggttcactcctcaaaatgctggcaacagctggggctgggtcaagctgaagctgggtcaatccaggtctcccacatgggtgtgtcagggacccaactaaaaCGCGAGGCAGGAAAAGACAGGGAACTCTTATTGTAAATGACACAGCAAGAGTACAAAGGTAAAATAGACACCAGgcctaatttaaaacaaaatcaacacCATTTACTTATGACTTCTAGTTCATTATAAACATTTCAGCACGTGCCAGGCGGCCAAATGAACACCATTTGCtgttaattctttatttaatgtccCATAATCTCACTGAATCCACAGCTTCAACACTAACCAGCCCTCACCAAAACATCTTACTCCCAAACTGACAAGGAACCCTCCAAAGTGGAAATGTGGTGTACTCACTGGGTTTCATGGTATTGGGGGCGTTGGTGGGTGCGTTCCCCCAGCCCGTGGTCGATGCTCCTGTGTCATCCATCTCGCCCCACCCAGGACTGCTCTCGTTCGGCTCACCCCAGGCTGAAGTACCATTATCTGGAGCAGGTGGTGTGCTTTTGCTCCAGACTGTAAGGAAAGGAAATGTGTCTTTAAGGATGAACTGTCGCAGGAAACATCATATGATCTCTAAGGGTGATGGTGGCAAAACAAGCAAGCCTGTGCTGTCGGCCACAGGACAAATGCATTCTACCCCAAGGAGGACACTGGCAACCTCCCTTTCCAAAGTCGGATGCACCAAAGTTTGATCCAGTGACTGCGGTGGAGAAGTCACCAGGTGCAGACTTCTAAAAATCTATGGAATGACATGTGCAGCAGGGTTCACCGTGTCACTGTGAGAAGAAGCTGGGCAGCAACCTAAATAGCTATTTAAAAAGCACTGGTTAGACCTATTGTGAGTCACTCATAAAAAGAATAAGAGTATGAGGCAATTAGAGCTGTAGAAGCAATGTGGAAAACTCACAAGTACAGTGAAAAAGGCGTGGTGAGAGTGGTATAGAAAGTACAATCCCTTCTCTGTAAAATCTTTAAAGGACAGACATACACTTTGCTATAGCCATGAACAAGATTTCTGACTGCAACATAAACTTCTGAGAGATTATCTATGGGGAGAGACCCTAGGGACTAAGATCCTTTGGTTTGTTATCTTTGCTTTGCTGAATAGTTTGAAGGTTTATACGACATGAATATAACTTTGTTTAAATGTTAGCAGATTTTGTTCTAAATAGGGAGTTAATGATCAATCTTCATTTCCTTCCTCATTCTTTTTAACACTAGAAAAAGAGAACTGTGCACTGTTTAAAAACAATCATTTTCTAAGTGGCCAAAAGATTCATTTAACATCAGGCTTACTTTAAGGAGTAGAAAACTCATcattaatattataaataatgttgaCTACAAAAAGACTTAAAAGGGGCATCTCCTTAATTTGTTGAGCTTTATAGGGATAATCAAGTCAAGGGCTATTCATGCCAAACTAAGAATGGCTTTACCATTGCCACTTAACTTACCAGATACGATATAGCCTATTCAGATAGTCTAAACCTGGGCATCTGAGTATCACAAACTAAAAACTGTTCTAAAAACACTTCCTTCCAGTGATGATCATCAAGTCGTCTGGAAGGAGACTAAAACCTTCCGCCCAGCCTTGCCACAGCACTGCGATGGCATCGGAGGACACTGAGGAGCTCCCTTTGCTGGGGAAGAGAACACAGAGGACATGCCCATGGAGAACCCAGGCGGACACCAGGATAACGGCTGTTACCACTTcagttcttgatttttaaaatctagagCCTAGTTCGTTTGGCCAGATGTTAATCTTTTGGATTCTGCAGGCCAACACTATTACAGAAATACAATTTGGCAGATAAACGCGGGGTTGCCatctttttcttttgccagaaaaGGCCATGAGCACTTCGTAAAGAGGTTCTGTCGGTGACACTGTAGGGGAGTCCCAGAGCAAAGCTATACAGAGTAACCGCCTCCATAAAGAGCCCTTGGTCTaggatttctttccttcctcaaaACCTGTGAGAAACAGCCGCTGCTTACCTGATGCTGATTTACCGGTCATTGGGGTGGGCAGGTTTGGTTCTCGAGGTGCAGGGCCCCCTTGGGAATTCTTATCCCACAGATTCACATTCTTGTAGTTGTAACTGTTAGGGTCTCCCCACGCTGACGTGCCATCATCGATGTCCATCTTCCGACTAATGGACTGTGGGGATGGCTCTTCCCAGCCGCTGGGCTCCTCATCCTTCGGGGTTGTGGGCTGCGGCCCGCTGCtccagctggaactggaaggtCGGACGCTGCCTGGAGGTGGCGGAGGTGGGCCTCCCCACGAGCCGGAAGCCTCGGGCTGTGGTGgcggtggctgctgtggctgctgctgctgttggtgTTGTTTGTTCCAGGAATTGGGCTGTCTGCCAGTCTCATTCCACGCTGGGGACCTTTTGCAATCCTCCCACCCACCTTTTGAAGTGaggcttgcattcccaccattACCCCAAGTTCCGATTTCATTCTGCCCTCCTTCACCCCACCCAGACACAGGCTTACTCGCAGAACTTTCCCAGTTGCTGTTTTTCGCTTGATCCACTTCCTCGCCCCAACCATTCTTCCCCGAGGCCCATCCTTGACTGGGCTGgcgccctcctccccacccctgatCCTTGCTGGAGTTTTCACTCCAGGAGGAAGGGGTCTTCTCATCTGGTCGGCCGCCTCCCCAGCTGGAAGAGTTGTTCTTGTAGTCACTCCAGCCTCCTGTGTTCTTGGGGTCTTTCCACTCTGTAGAGGCTGAGAGCTCCCCCCACCCAGACTTCATTTGATTGCTTTGGCTGGGTGCATCTCCCCAGCCCCCTGAGTTCTTGGTCTGTGTGGCAGCGCTCTCCCACCCCTCAGTTCCTTTGTCAGATTTCCCCTCAGGCCTTGGCACCTCTTCGATATCCCACACCGTGTCCTGCTTAATTTGAGTTTGGCCCCAGCCAGTGTTTGAGAGCACCCTGGGGTCCAAATCAGTTCGGCTCAAAAGAGTCTGCAAGACAGCCTGACAATCAGGATGTGTGGGCCTGTATGACCGACGGCCAGAATTATGACTGTCACTACTTCCTGCTTTGTGGTTGCTTCCAGTGCTCTGACCTCCAACTTCACTTCCCGTGGAGCTGGAAGATCTTCCCCAACAGGGAGCCTGGGCATTGCCTTGGTTTTCAGGGAGGGGGTGGCCCTTTTGATTGTCCCATGCTCCAGTGCTAGAATTTGGTTGGTTTGGACCACTCCATTCTCCAATTTTCAACTCGTCAGACCCAGTCGGCTGTTTCCATTCTCCCTGAGAGACCCCAGATGTCATTTTGTTCCCTTCACCCCACTTGTTGTCATTAGAGTCCTGAGGGCCAAAGTTCCAGGACCCACCCGTAGACCTGTTACTGTTGTCCCAAGAGTCATTTTTTGACCCGGTTGATTTCTGAACAGGAGCTCCTTTCCAGGAGTCCTCTCTATCTTTTCCATTGTTCCCATTGTTTCCAGAATTGCTTTGTCCAGAGACTGTGTCAGTTCCAGAAGGCCCCCTAGCTGCACCCCAAGATCCAACACTCCCAGTCTTTCGCTCTCCAGTGCTTTGTGAAGGGGCATCAGTGCTCCTGGAGGTGTTCCCCAAGCCCATTCCAAAGGGCATTCCCTTATTCTCCATGGGGTTTGGTGAACTTAAGTTCAAGGAGttagtgtttccattttttggtccATCAGTGTTATGAATTTGAGCCTGTTCTCTGCCAGAGACAACAAAGTTAACACCCGCATTTTCCATCTTTGACTGCTGTTCCCTGGATGCCTGACCTACTGTGCTAACCTGTGCACTGGAATTACTAGTATCCGTTTCCAATGCCCCTTTCCTAGAAGTTCCTTCTTGGACCAGCGCTGGCCAGGCAGATGGGTTGCTATTTGGGTTAAAGTTGCTGAAACCAGAGCCAGGTCCAATTCTATCCTGACCACTTGCATTCCTCCAGTTTCCTAGTCCACTGTTGCTCTCCGTGGTAGAGGTGGAAGAGTGAGCAGATTTAGCCTTGGGGTCAGACTTCCAGACCCCAAGGTTACATTCGTTCCCAGAAGTTGCAGGCTGGCACTGGCTCCCTTTGCCTTTGTTACTAGTGGTGCTTCCTGGCAGAGCGCTCTTCTCAGAGCCAGGGTTTGAGGCACTGTTGTTATCGGTGGTGTTTTCGGAAGAAGATTCAGTGTCTTTGCTGGCAATGCAAGGCCACTCTTCCATGTCAGACCCGTCTACAATCACCTTGTCCCAGACGTGAATTGGGTTGGGGGAGGCGCCGTTGTTGGAGGAGGCCCCCGGGCCCCAAGTGGGATTTGCATAATTTGAAGCAGCAGCACCTCCAAGGGTTGACTCTGGGAAAGAGAACATCTCATCAGTCACTGCCTCCTGTGCGCTTCCCAGCGACCCCCGGGGCTCACTGCCTCCCGTGCGCTTCCCAGCGACACCCGGAGCTCACACTGTGCCAGGAGGAGCTCATTCCATTTCCCCACAGGTGGGCCCCTCCACTTGGCTGCTCATCTTATTTGACTGAGTCAGTATCACCACTTCTCTGTATCTGCCCAGTGCCCTAGCTGCTAAGGCTGACTCTGCGACATTTCTCAAGGCTGTCTCCTTGCCATCACTCAGGGCAGAGAGGGCCTTCTTGTATCTCAAGACAATGCAGTAGCAACCTATATTTGCTCCTTATCTACAATCTACTCTGAACAGTTATGGCTGGAATAATGTTCTAAAGCACATCTTTGATTGTATCACTGCTGCATGGACAGTCTTCAACAGTTGCTTAGTGTGGAAGAATTAACACCTTGGCCTAAAGTTTAATCGAGatgctctggggccagcgctgtggcgtataggggtgccatttcaagtcccagctgcttcacttccgatctagctccctgctaatgcatctgggaaagcagcagaagatggcccaagtgcttgggcccctgcacccatgtgggagacccggaagaagctcctgcctcctggctttggatctgcccaattcaggccattgcagccatctgaggagtgaacaagcagatggaagctctctgtctctccatctctaactctgactttcaaataaacaaataaatctttatatatatagaatcaagaTGCTCTGTGACGTGGGAGCAACCAACCTTTCTAGTCTTGCTGTCTGTGACTTTTACGTAGATGTTCACAGTCCATATTAACTGACATTCCACAATTTTGGCCCACTCACTCTGACATCATTCCATGTTGACATCTACTTTTTCCTCCTGAATCCACATAGTGACATTTACTCATTTCTTCTAAGAAGCTGTTTTTAAGCTCATTCCCTGAAAATAACCTTTCCCtgtctacagcctctgtgctcaGTGCCATAGCTGTATTCACATCTTTCCTTCCCTGTGTCATTTGCCTTTCCAGCAGAGACCCTGTCTTGCTAATGTTTGAATTCCACACAGTGGTCAGTACAATGTGGCCCAGGGAACACCTGCTGAGTGCTCACTGAAAGGGATGCAAGGGAACACACACGCAAGAAACAGACAGGGTTCCTAACCCCAAGGAACTTAATCTGATAAATTAATCTAATTCAGCACCTTGGTGGAGTTTACCATAAATGGAGGgaagaaataacatgttttaacAGAGATAATTTCTTTTAAACATATTGTAGCTTCTTAGCCAAGCAGCTTTAAATCAGTGCGAAGTTGAAAAAGCGTTATATAGAGCATTATGAAGATGAGAGGAAGCTCCGAATTCCAAACTCTCGAGATGCACAGGTCTCCTCTGGTGTTAGTAGGATCTCTAAGGGACTCTGAGTGGCTCTAGACCCATGTCTGCTTCCAGGCTGTGGAAGTGCCCACCAGGACTGTCCCTCACATGAGGGGCCAGGAAAGAAAGGCTACTAGGCTTTTCTCTACCTGCTCTGGGCCTAGCCTGATGGCTACTGCAgggcagccttagaggcagggtTTATCTCTGCAGGATACCTGTGTCGTCACAAGGCTTCCCTCCATCCTCACTCTGCACACAACCAGATGGTGACATAATTTTCTAGGCAATTCTTTGTTCAAACTCTAGTGTTATTGGTGACAACCATTAATTAATTGTGCTTGCCAATGCTTGATGGTGTTCAAGCTCTGAATTTTAATATAGCCTCAAAGGACATTTTAGGAGATAagctggggggccagcactgtggctcagcgggttaacgctctggcctgaagtgccagcatcccacatgggcgccggttctagtcccagctgttcctcttctgatccagctctctgctacggcctgggaaagcagtggaagatggcccaagtgcttgggcccctgcacccgcgtgggagacctagaagaaactcctggctctggatcggggcagctccggccattgcagccatctggggaatgaaccagcggatggaagacctctctctctctctctgcctctcctctctgtgtaactctgactttcaaagaaattaaaaaaaaaaaaaaaaaaaaaggagataagcTGGAATCTATTAATAagtttaaaaagggaaaagagaCTTGGAAGTTCTTAGCTGTGAGTTGACTAAATATTCACTGATTCAAACTCTCAAAACTCCTAACACTACCCTTTGGCTAAAACATATCTTAGAGCTACATAACAGCTCTTAACAGAGCTCAAAATTCAGGCCCCTCAAAAGAAAAACTGATTTTACAAACATAATAAACACTGCAGAAAGGACTACGTGGTGTGCTCCCTCGGCCTACACTGTAACCCAGAGGCCATCCTCTCCACACCCCGCTGTTCTCCAACATGCGTGTTCTCGGTTGGAATTTATTCCACACCTGAACACGGCTGTGTTGTCAGTGGAACGCCGGGCACTCGGACTGTGCCCTGGGGTGATGGCCAGCGGTGGCTAAGCCAGAATCCATGTCAGGAGCACACAGGCACAGTTTCTGGGACCTGCCCCTACCCACTTTATGTAGAGATCCTACCTCCACCTTACATCTGGAgaagctttctccctttaaaggCCCAGAGCTCAGGCCCACCACTGCCGCCTCACCTGGTGCAGCCCCACTCTCACTCTGCAGCAGCGTCCCTGTCACTTGTGCGTTGTTTGGGTTTGCTCCAGGTGCTGTGCAGGGAGgaggccctgccccgcccccgaggAGCATGCAGGACGGCGGAGGGGGCTGTCCACGTTTTAGTAACACTTTGTGGTCCTGCTGGCAACGGAATCGCGGCGGCACCTCCCGAGGCATGTAGCGGGCGGCGCTTGGCGGTTGTCCGTTCGGCACTGCCACCCTTTTGGCATTGTTGCCACCATTGACTGGTGGCGATGGGGAGCTGCCAATTGGGCTGGCGGCCGCTGGTTGGCTTAGACTTGGTTTCGTCACTTCGGGCACTGAAAGAAAGAGATTGGgaaatcaagatacattttctgaAGATTACCTTTAAGAAAGGTTTTGTGAGACCCATTCTAACAAGACAACTCTTCTCTCTCCGCACTCAAGGGACAGTTTGCCCAACTCTTCTGGCACCTGCAGCTGCCTGAAGATGGGGTGGAGGTGGTGGGTGATGGTGATGCAGGCCCAGAGCCAGCAAGTTGGTGGACTGCCTCCCATTCACTAGGGAAGGGAAGCAGCTCCAACCACTCCCGTCAGCCAGTGGCAGGGTCAGCTTCTGGAGGGCTGGCTGGCGGGTAAGAACGTTGGCAACAAGCCCTTGCTCAAGAGGTCAGGCCTCTCAGCCCACGGTCCCTTCCCTCACCTCATCCTTAGAAGAGTTAACTCAGAGAACCCTCTTCTGAACTCCCAGAACATGCCACCATGGAACTGTTTCATTCTGAAATTCTCCCCGACAGTCCCTCCCCGTCTCTGCCCTATGCCTCTCCAGGGCAGGAATCTCTTCATCTCGGGAAGCACACACTTGGAGAAGCACAAAACTCCACCTGGTTTTGGTCTCTAAAGCTGCCTAAACTCAAAGACTCGCCCGGTCCACTGTCTACATATTAGAAACATTTATaaatctttttgcttttatttttaaaaaaggtttttgtcagttctttaaaaattttaaattgtagaCACCTTTCCtatttactttaaataatttactttttaatattaagaCCTGATCAGTCTTTCCAAGAAAATCTGCCAGGCAAACGGGCTTTGCAGAAATAACCTCCAAGCCCGGTGATGCACATGCCTCTGAAGcccattcctgccacccagggcaAAGTCAGGGACGGGGCTGCTTTGGTGCTCAAGTGGGTCTGAGTCTGCATGTCGCCCGTCACACTGAGGGACGTGGCATGAAGAATCAGCGTTCAATCGACATCGCTGGAGGGCATGGGCAAGCACTGTGAGAACGACAGCAGGAAGGGGTAGGTGCCTCCAGTGACGCCCAGGCAAGCCCTGTGTCCATCCTCAGCCAGTGCAGGAGGTACTGGCCTCCAGAGCAAACATCACTGGTCATTCAAATCGGTAATTAATGGATATTCATGTAGTGACCCCTGAATGACTTACAACAtcattggaaaaataactggTAAGATCATCTAATGATTagctttccatctgtttctggaGGAGTCCATAGCATACAAAATTTCCAATCCCCCTTTTTTcacattataagaaaaaaaaaaaccagaatctggcaaaggctggggaggagggtccCTCTCAATGGGTATTTCGGATGGAAGAGTGAGGCATTGGTGATCTGCCCCTCCATTAATGGGGCTGAATCTTTATGCGCAGCAGGCCTGCATGGTCTTTCCTCATCTTTCTAAAGGAGAATAAAACAAGCAGCACAGCCTTCAAGACTGAGGTTGATTTCACAGCATTCGCAGCACTGCTGGCCACCATAGACCGTGCCAGTTCCTTGCCAAAGCTCTTcagggggccggcgttgtgacatagaaggttaagcctccacctgtagtgtcagcatcccatacgggcactagttcaagtcttagctgctccacttctaattcggttccctgctaatgtgtctgggaaagcaatggaagatggcccaagtacttgggcccctgcacccatgtggagacccagaagcagctcctggttcctggcttcaacctggcccagccctggctgttgtggccatttgtagagcgaaccagcagatggaagatctctcattatctctgcctttcaaataaacaaacaaatcttagaaaaaacaaaacaaaatgcatgaaactCCTCAGGGCATTCTCCCACCATCCCATCAGGGTTACGAATAACAAAGTCATGAAAGGATAGGGACATGCCTCAATTGCTTCCTTCTAATATTGCACTCGGTCTAGAGACAAGTCATTCAGGACTCCTGGACACAGTCAGAAGAGGTCTGAGACCACGTCAGTTACAAGCCAAAGGTGCCTCAGGACCCGAATGAATCCTTATCCTTCTTTACAACATCTTTCTGTGAAGTAAAGAACTTCAAGCATTTAAAAGGAGAATCAGAATCCTGGACACTAATTGGAGAGCCATGCAGCTGTTGGGCAggaggcctgacccagcctgattCCCAAGGCCAAACATAGGACATCAGAATCAGAGTGAG is a window encoding:
- the TNRC6B gene encoding trinucleotide repeat-containing gene 6B protein isoform X1 produces the protein MQTTEGEAPGEGSSKVEQEDFVMEGHGKTPPPGEESKQEKEQEREEQLMEDKKRKKEDKKKKEATQKVTEQKTKVPEVTKPSLSQPAAASPIGSSPSPPVNGGNNAKRVAVPNGQPPSAARYMPREVPPRFRCQQDHKVLLKRGQPPPPSCMLLGGGAGPPPCTAPGANPNNAQVTGTLLQSESGAAPESTLGGAAASNYANPTWGPGASSNNGASPNPIHVWDKVIVDGSDMEEWPCIASKDTESSSENTTDNNSASNPGSEKSALPGSTTSNKGKGSQCQPATSGNECNLGVWKSDPKAKSAHSSTSTTESNSGLGNWRNASGQDRIGPGSGFSNFNPNSNPSAWPALVQEGTSRKGALETDTSNSSAQVSTVGQASREQQSKMENAGVNFVVSGREQAQIHNTDGPKNGNTNSLNLSSPNPMENKGMPFGMGLGNTSRSTDAPSQSTGERKTGSVGSWGAARGPSGTDTVSGQSNSGNNGNNGKDREDSWKGAPVQKSTGSKNDSWDNSNRSTGGSWNFGPQDSNDNKWGEGNKMTSGVSQGEWKQPTGSDELKIGEWSGPNQPNSSTGAWDNQKGHPLPENQGNAQAPCWGRSSSSTGSEVGGQSTGSNHKAGSSDSHNSGRRSYRPTHPDCQAVLQTLLSRTDLDPRVLSNTGWGQTQIKQDTVWDIEEVPRPEGKSDKGTEGWESAATQTKNSGGWGDAPSQSNQMKSGWGELSASTEWKDPKNTGGWSDYKNNSSSWGGGRPDEKTPSSWSENSSKDQGWGGGRQPSQGWASGKNGWGEEVDQAKNSNWESSASKPVSGWGEGGQNEIGTWGNGGNASLTSKGGWEDCKRSPAWNETGRQPNSWNKQHQQQQQPQQPPPPQPEASGSWGGPPPPPPGSVRPSSSSWSSGPQPTTPKDEEPSGWEEPSPQSISRKMDIDDGTSAWGDPNSYNYKNVNLWDKNSQGGPAPREPNLPTPMTGKSASVWSKSTPPAPDNGTSAWGEPNESSPGWGEMDDTGASTTGWGNAPTNAPNTMKPNSKSMQDGWGESDGPVAGTRHPSWEEEEDGGVWNTAGSQGSTSSHNSASWGQGGKKQMKCSLKGGNSDSWMNPLAKQFSNMGLLSQTEDNPSSKMDLSVGSLSDKKFDVDKRAMNLGDFNDIMRKDRSGFRPPNSKDMGTTDSGPYFEKGGNHGLFGNSTAQSRGLHTPVQPLNSSPGLRAQVPPQFISPQVSASMLKQFPNSGLNPGLFNVGPQLSPQQIAMLSQLPQIPQFQLACQLLLQQQQQQQLLQNQRKISQAVRQQQEQQLARMVSALQQQQQRQPSMKHSPSHPVGPKPHLDNMVPNALNVGLPDLQTKGPMPGYGSGFSSGGMDYGMVGGKEAGTESRFKQWTSMMEGLPSVATQEANMHKNGAIVAPGKTRGGSPYNQFDIIPGDTLGGHTGPAGDSWLPAKSPPTNKLGSKSSNASWPPEFQPGVPWKGIQNIDPESDPYVTPGSVLGGTATSPIVDTDHQLLRDNTTGSNSSLNTSLPSPGAWPYSASDNSFTNVHSTSAKFPDYKSTWSPDPIGHNPTHLSNKMWKNHISSRNTTPLPRPPPGLTNPKPASPWSSTAPRSVRGWGTQDSRLASASTWSDGGSVRPSYWLVLHNLTPQIDGSTLRTICMQHGPLLTFHLNLTQGTALIRYSTKQEAAKAQTALHMCVLGNTTILAEFATDDEVSRFLAQAQPPTPAATPSAPAAGWQSLETGQNQSDPVGPALNLFGGSTGLGQWSSSAGGSSGADLAGASLWGPPNYSSSLWGVPTVEDPHRMGSPAPLLPGDLLGGGSDSI